From one Fibrobacter sp. genomic stretch:
- a CDS encoding prepilin peptidase — protein MELIPLWYWLIVFFVFGACVGSFYNVIVYRMPRGISLINPPSHCPLCKKHIPIYLNLPVIGWFILRGKTACCHKPLNIIYPIGEALCGLLGVLALFAAVAVNYGAVVPELFSAPVVRPEVWADALAMFWLLLAIYPVCAVDFKYKLIPDSMSVGGIVAGLLLSLIPGGITPLQSLIGAVAAGGGLWLLGVIASKVFKKEAMGFGDVKLLAGYGALMGWQSAFMILVIAAIVGIIVMIPYAKMQAKVAVKASVDDSEDAPGQIPFGPFLAIAAPVVYLWGGTLLQMYLQFVIGE, from the coding sequence ATGGAACTAATCCCGCTTTGGTATTGGTTGATTGTTTTTTTTGTATTTGGCGCCTGTGTGGGCAGTTTCTACAACGTGATTGTGTACAGAATGCCCCGCGGAATTTCCTTGATAAATCCGCCTTCCCACTGCCCTTTGTGCAAAAAGCACATCCCTATTTACCTGAATTTGCCGGTGATCGGATGGTTTATTTTGCGTGGTAAGACGGCCTGCTGCCATAAGCCCCTGAATATCATCTACCCGATTGGTGAAGCTTTGTGCGGCTTGCTTGGTGTTTTGGCCCTTTTTGCTGCCGTTGCGGTGAATTACGGTGCCGTGGTTCCGGAACTTTTCTCCGCCCCGGTGGTGCGCCCTGAGGTGTGGGCCGATGCCTTGGCCATGTTCTGGCTTTTGCTTGCCATTTATCCGGTTTGTGCTGTTGATTTTAAGTACAAACTAATTCCCGATTCCATGAGTGTGGGCGGTATTGTGGCCGGCCTTCTGCTTTCCCTAATTCCTGGTGGAATTACCCCGCTGCAGAGCCTGATCGGCGCCGTTGCTGCTGGTGGCGGCCTCTGGCTTCTGGGCGTTATTGCTAGCAAGGTCTTCAAGAAGGAGGCCATGGGCTTCGGGGATGTAAAGCTTCTCGCAGGATATGGCGCCCTCATGGGATGGCAATCTGCATTTATGATTCTGGTCATTGCCGCCATCGTAGGCATTATCGTCATGATTCCTTACGCCAAGATGCAAGCGAAGGTGGCCGTCAAGGCGTCCGTCGACGACTCCGAGGATGCTCCGGGCCAGATTCCCTTCGGGCCGTTCCTGGCCATCGCCGCTCCTGTAGTTTACCTGTGGGGCGGTACGCTGCTGCAGATGTATTTGCAGTTTGTCATTGGGGAATAA